CCGGGacggtcccggtaaaaccgggatgtctggtcaccctaacttAGTAGCCTCTGCAACAGATAAAAGGCATGCCCTCTCTCCATTAGGCAGGgtattagcaaaaagaagtttattcaagtgtactatgagtatacttattttttactaaaactgaggaagtatacttgaagttgactttttataaactatattttatatacttaagaatagtatagtgaagtatacttggcttatactgaaaagtataaacaaaagtctaagactaagtacattaatactaagacttacacttatactttaatactaaaacttataatcaatcaatcaaccttTATTTCAGACACAAGAGTGGTCCATAGATACATAACTACATAAAAAGACATACAAACATATTATagatttagtaaaaaataaacaaCTAAAAAAAGTCATAGACATCCATGAAAAACTCAAGTCGTCACATACAATACAGACTGCATCTCCAATGGTTCCACAATGTGGAAGTAAATCTAACTGCACTCATTGCAGGATTCACTAAGGCTACAATTATACCATTGCTAGATGCTGTTAACCTACACATACATCTGTACATAAGATTCCTGAGTACAGCAGGACATGTGGGGACATCAACTTGCACAAAAAGATAACTAGCACTACTCCATCTGGGCACTTTTAATAACAGCCTCATTCCATCATTATATGCCACATGGAGCTTATGGATGCTACTACTCTTATATCTCCTCCACAGATGGGCAGTGTACATCGGCATACAAAATGCTTTAAAAAGTGCTACTTTAACATAGGATGAACACATTCCAAATTTTCTTATAAGCATATTAGCTTGAGCATATACCATTCGATACTGTCTATAGATATCACAATCATCAGACAAATCATCAGTTATGTAATGGCCCAGATACTTAGCCTCACTGCATATGCTGAGAGCTATACCAGACAAGAAAAAATTAGGAATGGGCAATTTCTTATCATCTTTACTTCTAATAATCATTATATTACTCTTCTTGGCATTGTATTTAATGTCGAAATCATAGCCATACTGAGAGCATATTCTCAACAGCTGTTGAAACCCAGCACTGCATGGACACAGAATCACCAAATCATCTGCATACATCAGGTGATTGATGATGCAGTCACCAATCATGCAGCCTGTTCTACAGCTGTTTAGAAGTGTTGAGAGACCATCCATATATAtgttaaagagaaaaggggacaaCAAACTCCCCTGCCTGACTCCATTTCCAACTTTAAAAGGGTCAGACATATTGTTACCCCATTTCACAAACATAGACTGCTGCCCATACCAGTACACTAAGATTCTAATTAGAACCTTGGGAACTCCTCTATTAAGTAGCTTTAAGAACAATTTCTAGTGGTTTACACGATCAAAGGCCTTAGAAGCATCAATGAAGCACATAAAAATGGTTGTGTTGTGCCTATTATACAGATCAAGGATCTCTTTTAGTGCAAAAATGCACATATCAGTGCCATGTTTAGGTTTAAAGCCAAATTGGTTGTCCGAGGTCACAGCAACCTCCTCCAACCGATTCAGCAAGATCCTCTCTAAGACCTTTGACAGTATGTTAGCTAAGGCTATGGGTCGGTAATTATCCAGAGAGTTTATCTTACCCGCCTTGTCTTTAATAATGGGCAACAGCATAACAGAAAGCATTGAGTCAGGTAAAACTCCATGAACTAAAAAACCAGAGAAGCACATACAGTAATGCACGATTTACTTGAAGGTGTAGTACAGTACGAACTCAAACTTGTCTCTCAATACCTTGTCAACCAGAAGTATCTCTCTTTGGAATCATTGTCACAGAGGATCCAAAGTTTCAACTATGTTTATATTGAGAGAAAAAATAGACCAAGTGGGTTGAAAATGGATGAGGCTAGCAAGGATCTTGGACTAAATGCAATTCAGTCATGGTGTCTTGTGAGAAATGCTCCTCTTATTTTTGGTGATGTATTGGAAAGAAATAACTGTTACTGGAATCTGCTCCTCCTCTTGATTCAGATTGTGAATATTGTGTTTTCACCCATTGTAACAAACAGTATTACATTATATTTGAAGCACTTGATTAAGGACCACCACAAACTATTTAGATTTTTGTTTTCACAAAACAGATTGATTCCAAAGCATCATTTCATGCTGCATTATCCATATTGTATTCGAAAAGTAGGTCCACTCCTTCGTGTATGGTGCATGAGGTTTGAGGCCAgacataattttttaaaaagatcagtgaaaatttttaaaaatatcacaAAAGCATTGGTGAAACAACACCAGAGACAGCTAGCTTACCACTGGGAGAATTTTGATTTTCAGAGATTTGAGTTTGGTCCAGTGAAGAAAGAAATTATTGATAGCTTGGAGGGAGGTGAGGTTTTAAGTTCTGTTTTTAATGTAAATGCATACTGTGAAGTGTCAACCACTAATTGGGTGAAGAACTATGGAACAGAATATCAGACTGGTATGTTTGTTTATACTGGAACAAATACAGAAATTCCTATTTTCAGAAAGGTCATCAACATCATTATACATGATGAGCAAGCTTTCATTTTGACTTGCAGAGTAgacgggacattccaccgaatgggtgccatttgcttgttgtaccactcccaaattaaacttaatttgttatatcttttcaacactgattataataacacacatatttaactattcaaaatgtgtatcggtcaacctcaggctacgttatttatttttttttataatgtttggaagtcaaagatggctgcatactctttatatgagtaacaggacaaagtaacaggactgaaagtaacaggactgagtttttagcctaggattagctaatacatggaattaagccacatggcgtcatcgctaatagcatgaccacacttagcacattctaatgatttaccaaaaatctgtatttttaaaataaacaaatatcatctaagaaataatttaagtaacaggacagtatgttgacattgaccttatcagtcaaagttaaaaaatcatcaaatatacagaaaagtaaatgagagaactaacttttggtcttcccatggccttcagaagacacaactgatgtaacttcctgttgagcatgtgatttatggaatgttccaaatttgtcagatggggtaatatgtttgggtaacaggactgagtgaaaacccagggacacgactaaaatgtgtattttaactaagatattgtggatttcttatgaaaaaaatatatttaaaccatggataggatatggagtcacaacagtgcaaaagaaatcctgtttctgaaggattttagtcataatatttcatagttaagtataaagttagagtgcggggacaggtaacacatgctatttttcagtgttttaggtagtttttagtaatccttacaattatacaatatatcttaaatttgaaatcagatcaatgtgcaggacattctgcgtaataaggaaatgcattttaaagtacatttttatgtgcatttatacatataattttctagggacggaaatggcaccgattcggtggaatggctcagacACTCTTTATTTTGATGATCATTTCAATGCATACTGTGTCAATGAGAGAGCAGATTCATTTTCTGTTTTTCCAATTAAGGAGTTGATTTATTACAGACCCTATGACAAACAGTTTTCTAACgagatgtgtgaaaaaacatataTTGTGCCACATTATAATATTGTGTGACCTGTGTTGTGGTTATTGCAAAGCCAATGCTGTTTTTTATGTGGTATGCTTGTTTGAAATACAGGCTGATTCAAACTGCAACTTGTGTGGTTTTCTTTGTAAATTCAAGTGGTATGTATTGTTTTTGGGAGTGAGATTGGGGATTATTAATTGAATTCCAGTAGTATTTTTAAAGTGAAATCAACTATAAAAGATTTATATGTTGATTTATATATAACACTCTTCATGGTGTTAATATAATTTGAACCTTTTATTCAGTGTTAAAAATTACACTTGATAGTGTTAACTTTTGACACTACACACTAGTGTTATGTAAATTCAACACGGATTTGTGTTAAATTTCAACTATTGAGAGGGACGTTCCAACTCTGTCACAGTGTTAACTTTTTAACACTTTCAAAAGTGTTGTTTTAACTCGATCTAGAGTGGACCAATAAAAACACTTTCAAAGTGTTGAATTTAACTCCCTAGGAGTTGAATTAACACTTCCTAATTTGCTATGTACAGGGCAGAAATCTTTATCATCTGTCCCCATTGCCTATAAGGCAAGACCCTTTCAGAGGTGGGTCAATTGATAACAGGAAGTGAATGGCGAGTTCCTGGGTGTCGGGTTTTGTAAATGCTGTTGTGAAGACATCAAGACGTGGATGACATGGCTCTCGAGAAGGTGGTTTTGGCATAATCTGGATTGTGACTGGTTAGTAGTAGTGGAGGACTTTCTGAGGAGGAAGATATGGACCATGAATGGTCAAGAGTTGTGAGCAATAGGAAAGgaggaggaaggaaagaaagaaaaaaataacacaGTGATAAAACCAGGCAAACAAGCACTTGAAGAAGATGAGGAAAGAAGTGAAGCACAGAAAAAAATAATGATGGAAGAGTTTAAGATTATTCTCAGTTAAAGCAGGAAATGAGGTATCATCTGTAAGTCCGATTGCCTTGACAAATGGACCGAAAAAGCTATTGGGGATATAGAGATGGCTAAGGTGTTAAGAGATGGCAATTTGCTGAAGTGCAAAAGTGCTGAACAGAGAAATAAAGCGTTTAAACTACAGACAGTATGTAAGAAAGAAATAGCAGAAAGAAGAGTGATTGGTGAAACAGAGTTAGGGGAGTGATATCAGGAATCCCCCTAGGAGAAAATCTGGATGAACTGAAGGAAATGCTTAAAGGAGGAACAATAACAGGAATTAGACGGCTACAAGCATTTAGGAATGGGGAAAGAGTTGATAGTCCATCTGTGTTACTGGAGTTCAAAGATGAAGTTCTTCCAGGAAAGGTGATGGTTGGATATATGAGCTTCAGTGTAAGAGCATATGTTCCTCCTCCCCTTCAATGCTGTAAGTGTCAGAGGTATGGCCACATTGCTAGTGTGTGCAAGGGAAAGCAGACATGTGGAGGGGAGCATACATATGGAGAATGTGGGAGGAAAAAATGCAATAAAATGTTGTATCTGCAGAGGAAATCACATAGCAGCATATGGAGGATGCATAGTGAGGAAACAGGCAGTTGAGCTTCAACAAGTAAGAACAGAATGGAGAGTTACTTATGCAGAAGCAGTGAATATTGTGAATGTAAGTGAAAAAatgaaagtataatccaaaataaGGAGGCAAGCACAGAGGGAGGATTGTCAGATAACTACCAAACAGGAATCACAATGGACAGATTGGCAAGAAACAACCAATGTTATCAACTGCTCAGAACAAGCAAAGactaaagcagaaaaaaaaatcaaaattatagtgaaggcagcagcAAAGTTCTTGAACGCAAAGTACTTATCTTGGGAAAAGATATGTGCAGATCTTCGTCAAGGAGAAGGGACCTCAGAGGGAAGTCATCAAATCATACCATAATGCTTATTCTTCAGTGGAATGCTAGAAGTCTGATAGCAAATGGGCAAGAGTATAAAAGTTACATcaatttattaaaaacaaaaccagATGTTAAATGCATACAGGAAACATGGCTCAAACCAGTTCTAGATTTTAATATTAAAGGATAtcatagcgggcggcacggtggtgtagtggttagcgctgtcgcctcacagcaagaaggtcctgggttcgagccccggggtcggcgagggcctttctgtgcggagtttgcatgttctccccgtgtccgcgtgggtttcctccgggtgctccggtttcccccacagtccaaagacatgcaggttaggttaactggtgactctaaattgaccgtaggtgtgaatgtgagtgtgaatggttgtctgtgtctatgtgtcagccctgtgatgacctggcgacttgtccagggtgtaccccgcctttcgcccgtagtcagctgggataggctccagcttgcctgcgaccctgtagaaggataaagcggctagagataatgagagagagagaggatatcatAGCATATGCAAAGATAGGGTCAATGGAAATGGTGGAGGATGTGCAACATTTATCAGACAAGGAATGGAATACAGAGAACTAATGACAGTACAAGAATTAGAAATAGTAGTGATCGAAGTATGGACTAGAGAAGGACGTATGAAAATTATACATTTCTATAACCCGTGTAAACAGTTACAGGAAGTTACAATAGAGAAAGTAGAGGCATGGACAACAATGGGGGTTTAGATTTGCAGTTGTAAAGACAAAGGTACTTTTTTAACAAAAAAGAAAGTAGATAATCAAATTAGTCTTAAACTATATGGAGAAAACCTAGAAAGAGTAGATTGTTTCAAATATTTAGGGATTTGGTTTGACAAGAAGCTCACTTGGAAAACACATATTGAAAGAATCGTAGGACAATGTAAAAAGACAGTGAATATTATTAGATGTTTGAGGGGTAGAGAGTGGGGAACAAATAGATCGGCCTTGAAAGCTATCTACGTATAGTGGTCTAATCAGGTCAGTTCTTGATTATAGATGTATAATGTAAAAAGACAGTGAATGACATGGTGGTGTAACCCAGCTCACATCACCGTGAAGGAGCGCATCTGCAGCTCGGATGTTGAACCGTGTGCTGTTGGACTTCatccatattatctgccaagggagtttTCTAATGTCATCATGGTGGCTGTTTATGTTCCCCCCTCTGCAAACCCGAACACTGCTTGTGACACTATTCACTCTGCAATAGCCCGGCTACAGACTAAACACCCGAGTGCATTCATTGCTATCTcgggtgactttaatcatgttaatttggaCAACACTTCCCACTTTCACCCAATTTGTGAACTGTCCTAccagagagggaagaacaatagacctgctgtatgctaatgttaaaaAGGCTTACAGCTGTAGGTACAATACACAGTCCgtttaagaactacaacagtgCCTTTAAGGACAGACCTCTTGCTGTGATCCATTCAAGATGCACAAGAAAAGTGTTCGAAGTAAGTCACAAAGTTTATCCTGTCCATGATTTTATTATGCATTATGCAGGGGGTGGGGAATTTACATATATTTAGGCCCCATTATCAGGTCGAGGTGGTCCCTCGATCGAATTACACCCTCTGAGTACTTAAAAGGAAGGACAGTCCTTTGATCTAAGGACATGTATTCTTCTGTGTTGGAGATAAAAATCAAAGAATAGTCCTTAGATCGCAGGACATATAGGAGTCTATTTTTAGCTCAAAGGGAATTCCCCAATGATATCTCAAAAAGCGGCAGACAGATTTTTTCTCAATTATGCATTCCACttttgtataatatttttatttttttttttgccataaagATTTAAAACTTTGGAAGGAAATAAACTGTTTTCATTGGTCCAAGCTTGGTAGCCATGTTTTTCTGTGTACTTAGATCAAAGGACTGTCCTTCGTTTTAAGTACGTACTTCGATCAAGGGACCACCCCGACCTGATTATAGTGCAGTCTGTGTAGGGGCCGGGGTGACTAGTGCATTATATGCTGCAGAATCCTATGTATATGTATATGAATATCATAGACAAACTTAATCACTGAAACCTTCTAGTGAGTTGGTTTTATTAAAAATTAGTCAAAGCTTAAAAActaatcacaattttttttttccagctaacCTCCGAGTTGTGCAGGAAGAGGCTGCCAGGACATTCAAGTTAAAACCAGGACAAAAAGTGTGTCAACGGTGTGAAAAGAAGTGTGCTGAGAAAACAGCCGCAGAAGAATCCACTAGTCAGTCCAGTGGAGAATTTGAACCACAAGAAGTGGCACATGATTCTCTGGACCAAAGTGTACAGCTGTTAGGAATTTCCCCCCTAAAACGTAAAAGTGAGAGGGATAAGCCTGGGTATgcgaaaaggaaagcaaaagacaTCAACACAGCTGCAAAATCAAAAATTGCTGAAGTCCTAGACATCCCAACAGAAGAACTGACTTCGAGTCAGGATGAGGGAGGCTGTGATCGGTGCAAAGACCTGGACCGACTGGTGACACTTTTGAAGGAGAAATGTGCCACAGCAACCTACCAGGAAAAGATTAAAATCGTAACTCTTGCCCCTGAGAGTTGGACCATTCAAAGAACAGTTGAAGAATTCAGTGTCACTGAACATCTTGTTAAGAAGGCAAGAGAGCTTAAGAAAAACAAAGGCATTCTAGCAGATCCGGACAGTAAAGCTGGCCGTAAGCTGGATGAAGCTGTAAAGGCACGAGTGACCGCATTCTACCAAAACGATGAGTTCTCTAGGATGTGCCCAGGCAAGAAAGAATATGTGTCAGTCAAAATTGATGGGGAAAGACAGCAAATGCAGAAACGACTTCTTCTAGTTAATATAAATGAGCTCTACTCAGAGTACATCAAAGAATCTGGAGACAAGATTGGAATATCCAAATTCTATGAACTTCGCCCTCAGTGGTGTGTGCCTGTGACCAGTTCAGGCATGCATTCTGTTTGTGTCTGCCAACATCACCAGAACACTAAGTTATGCTGTAGTGTGATTCCAGAAATAACTGACTACAAAGAATTGCTAAGCAAGATGGTCTGTTCTACCGAGAACAGAGAGTGTATGCTGCATTATTGCGACAACTGCCCAGGAAAGGACGGTTTAGTAACCTATTTAACTGAACTTTTCGCAACAAATGACATTGAGCCCGAGGACATCATAACTTACAAGCAATGGGTACTTACTGACAGGACCGCTCTAGTGACTTTGCAATTGCCAGTGAGTGAATTTATCCCACAGGTGTGCAAACAGTTCAATGATCTCCGTGCTCACCATTTTGTTGCGAAAGCTCAATCAGCTTTTTTGCGTGAACTAAAGGACACCCTTCCCCATGATTCTGCTATTGTTCTTCTGGACTTTGCAGAAAACTATAGTTTCATCGTACAGGATGCAGTGCAAGGTCACCACTGGGACAATAGTCAAGCAACACTTCACCCCTTCTGCATTTATGTCAAAGGAGCATCAGGAAACCTTGTCTCTATTTCATTGTGTGTTATTTCAGAGTGCCTGAAGCATGACACCACGACAGTGCATGCTTTTATTGGAAAAGTTTTAGCACACCTGAAACAAACACTGCCACACCTTAAGAAGGTACTGTACTTTAGCGATGGTGCAGCATCCCAGTATAAAAACTATAAAAACTTTAGCAATTTGTTGCACCATCAGAATGACTTCAACTTGGAGGCTGAGTGGCATTTTTTTGCCACCAGCCACAGAAAAAGTCCGTGTGACGGTATTGGGGGCACAGTGAAACGACTTGTTGCAAGGGCTAGTTTGCAAGCAGCTGACCATAACCAAATTCTCACAGCTGAAGCAATGTATAAATGGGCTGACCAGAATATCATGGGAATCAAGTTTTTCTTTGTCTCTGCAGAAGAAATTCTTCACAATGCTGTGGCATACAAGTTGGAACAGCGTTTCAAAAATGTTTCAACCTTTCCTGGAACAAGATCTCATCACAGCTTCTGCCCAATTgcacccactcagctggagatgagaagggtttcttctgatgtggtaccatcatcggtagtggacataggacctgaaaccacaccagttttacagtcccagttacaggccccaagccaaatgtcccaatctgcaccaaatatgtaccagccaggcaaatatattgcctgtgtttatgacagaaaatggtacattggaaatattgtcaccagaaatgaagaagaaaatgatgtgtatgtcaatttcatgagacaaggacgaggcaacacattctcatggccaccacaaagcaggaaagatgaatgttgggtgcctttgcttcatgtcctttgtgtggtagaggccccaaacataaaaagtgggggacgccattaccaactaacagaggatgacttcaaacttgtgaaagacttaagttttaacttatgtactactagatgacagtttatgagtgtcttagcacatcacatgaaactgtactgcctgtgaatgaattacc
The genomic region above belongs to Neoarius graeffei isolate fNeoGra1 chromosome 6, fNeoGra1.pri, whole genome shotgun sequence and contains:
- the LOC132888272 gene encoding uncharacterized protein LOC132888272: MHKKSVRTNLRVVQEEAARTFKLKPGQKVCQRCEKKCAEKTAAEESTSQSSGEFEPQEVAHDSLDQSVQLLGISPLKRKSERDKPGYAKRKAKDINTAAKSKIAEVLDIPTEELTSSQDEGGCDRCKDLDRLVTLLKEKCATATYQEKIKIVTLAPESWTIQRTVEEFSVTEHLVKKARELKKNKGILADPDSKAGRKLDEAVKARVTAFYQNDEFSRMCPGKKEYVSVKIDGERQQMQKRLLLVNINELYSEYIKESGDKIGISKFYELRPQWCVPVTSSGMHSVCVCQHHQNTKLCCSVIPEITDYKELLSKMVCSTENRECMLHYCDNCPGKDGLVTYLTELFATNDIEPEDIITYKQWVLTDRTALVTLQLPVSEFIPQVCKQFNDLRAHHFVAKAQSAFLRELKDTLPHDSAIVLLDFAENYSFIVQDAVQGHHWDNSQATLHPFCIYVKGASGNLVSISLCVISECLKHDTTTVHAFIGKVLAHLKQTLPHLKKVLYFSDGAASQYKNYKNFSNLLHHQNDFNLEAEWHFFATSHRKSPCDEVSMGSCELCLSKKFPVLHRDLHMVKSPNYEASDREFFVSTEVSMGSCKLCPSKKFPVLHRDLHTVKSPKSRDIS